The genomic segment agtttcttcctttttttttttttttattttttatattcttggtgttatttagtatgggcccacccttttggacattattaattatatatttttatgcatatatatatatatatgactatcaaaatacgattaatataacattgtagttttgtgcttcgtatctaaatctttattatattagtgtttgctacgaatacgcatcgtgtttaatatggagcccacatttttttttaacggtgtttgttttttaaatatgggattcacttttttttttatattcctcgattttgttaatatggggtccacttttttttcctctcgattttggatgtggtgagttccacttttttttaatactcgatgttgtttaatatatatatatatttaggcttgattaatatggggcccaaaaattttatattgcttggtgttatttagtttttttattacagactatttttatgcatatatatatatatactatgttcaaaatacgattaatataacatgtAGTTTGTGTTTCAtatctaaatctttattatattagtgtttgctacgaatacgcatcgcgtttaatatggggcccacatttttttaacagtgtttattttttaaatatgggattcacttttttttgttaatatggggtccacttttttttcctctgATTTTGGATGcggtgagttccacttttttttaatactcgatgttgtttaatatggggcccacaattttttttttagggcttgattaatatggggcccaaaaaattttttttttttttttacaatttttttttttttaatggttgattaatatggggcccaaaatttatttttttttttttatggggggtccacaaacggacgacgaaaaaGTGTCCCAACTCCCTCTTCTAAATAGTAGTAACTAGACGGCTTATGCCCGTGCTGCGCtcgggcccaacactttagattatagtgcatctatgtgtatgtagttgtgtttggatactgtttatatatatatatacacactatgttcaaaacacgattaacataacattgtagtttgtgctccgtatttaaaactttattatattagtgtttgctacgaatacaaaatcggcaaatttattaatattttttaaaagagaagacttgtttaaaaggaaactattttcctttcattgagataaaataatagcaatatttaagcactagttgatactttcaattttaattcgattaatttaaaggtgtaaaatacttattattttttatcaaatttttatttggataattctaattcaaattattaaattaattttatgtggcaatgaatccatcattattgacttagtgagatactttgaaaattacatgaatattttttgattttttaatttgggatgcacttttttttttgggacattattagtttgtactatttttatgcatatatatatatatacatacatactatgtgcaaaacacgattaatataatgttaTAGTTTGTctttccgtatctaaaactttattatattagtgttgacattatttatttttttaatatgaggttaacttttttttttttttttttttttatatttcttgattttgttaatatgaggttcacttttttttccgtgagtttagagatggtgggttccacttttttcttctttttatttttttattttttatattgcttggtgttgtttagtatgggccCACCCTTTAtagggtgcacttttttttttttttgacattattagtttgtactatttttatgcatatatatatatatatatatacacactatgctcaaaacacgattaatataatattgtagtttgcgcttcgtatctaaaactttattatattagtgtttgctacgaatacaaagtctgcactttttcttttttgacattatttatttttttaatatgggattcacttttttatattgctgggtggtgtttagtatggggcccacctcTTTTTTTAAGGGGCTACGGACGACGAacggggtccactttttttttcttttttttttattttttattttttatattgcttggtgttgtttagtatggggtccaccctttatagggtgcacttttttttttgacattattagtttgcactatttttatacatataatatatatatactatcctcaaaacacgattaatataatattatagttTGCGCttcgtatttaaaactttattatattagtatttgctcaaaacactaatataataaagttttagatacggagcacaaactacaatgttatattaatcgtgttttgaatatatatatatataatattaatataaaatgaccgtttgattttctaagcatttttgtattttaagtatgttgttgtacaataatttcatttgctccctctaatgggttgatactcatgtggcaatgaatccatcattattgatttaattgtttgatttttttaagcacttttttttttagcattttttgttgatttaattgtttgattttttttttgtttgtttttttaatataggattcactttttttttttttttttttcatattgcttgattttgttaatatgggatccacttttttttttcttgcgagtttggatgtggtgggttctatttgtttttgttctcttttttttttttaattactggttggtgtttaatatagGACCCACAAATtactggttggtgtttaatatgggacccacaattttttttaaatattagtagttgtttaaaatatgtgggccacaattttttttaaaatatgagtagttgtttttaaatattagcACTTGTTTAAATATGTgggcccatattttttttttaaaatattaatagttttttaaaatatgtgggcccacaattttttttgggcccACAAACGGACGACCAAAAAGTTGCCCACACCGAcctttctatatagtagtaactAGACGGTGTATAcccgtgctgcgcacgggcccaaatattagattatagtgtatctatgtgtatgtagttgtgtttgaatagtgataatatataggtgataatatatatattttatattgctaataaacatacataagtttatACTGTTtttctgcatatatatatatatatatatatatatatatactatgctcaaaacacaattaatataacattttaGTTTGTTCtctgtatctaaaactttattatattggtgtttgctatgaatacaaaatcgccaaaaatttattaatactttttaaaagagaagacttgtttaaaaagaaactatttttctctctttgagataaaataataacaatatttaagcatcagttgatactttaaattttaattcgattaatttaaaggtgtaaaatacttattattttttatcaaattttgatttgtataattctaattcaaattattaaattaattttacatgtttaaaaacgaaacaaagtagaaatttgattttctatttactatttttttatttttgataaatattttcagTTTAGCtcttttacttgtcatgttgacTTTTGCctggttttttaaggaaacgtcaattaaaattataatttgactaatttaccttattcattatttgatcttcatttgatattattttttcttttacgacattaatctcttttcacatttattagagtaagaataaaaatgaaaaagtagtcaaattctatcttattttaacatataaatattttaagtatatttattttagtaaacgtaacaaataaatgacatggcggaatagtaaatacaacagttcaatatctagattagatctcatgttaatataaaaaaagaaagaaaattgtatagtttggctacttaaccttttaaagaaaagcaataatatgaggcctatgtttttttcttgacaataattttattttgctcactaatgggttgatacgcatgtggcaatgaatctatcattattgacttaatgggatactttagaaattacacaaatattgtttgattttttaatatagggtgcatctttttttttttttgacattattagtttgcactgtttttatgcatatatatatatatatacacgattaatataatattataatttgtgctccgtatccaaaattttattatattagtgtttgctacgaatacaaaatctgcaaaaatttattaatactttttaaaagagaagacttgtttaaaaggaaactattttctctctttgagataaaacaatagcaatatttaagcatcggttgatacttttaattttaatttgattaatttaaaggtgtaaaatacttattatttgttatcaaattttgatttggataattctaattcaaattgttaaattaattttccatgtttaaaacgaaacaaagtagaaatttgataaatacgattaatataacattatactttgtgcttcgtatctaatatcttattttaaaatataaatattttaagtatatttattttagtaaacataacaaataaatgatatggcgaaatagcaaatacaacagttcaatatctagattagatttcaggctaatataaaaaaaaaaaagtttgtatggtttggctacttaaccttttgaagaaaaacaataatatgggttcatgttttttgctgtacaataatttcactTGCTCATattaatgggttgatacgcatgtgacaatgaatccatcattattgacttaatgggatacgttgaaaattacataaatattgtttgattttttaatatggggtacacttttttttgacattatttttttttttaacatggggttcactttttttttttttttttttttatatattctttattttgttaatatgggtgAAGATTatgggtttcactttttttttttttttaattgcttttGTGTTTAACATGGAGcccagcttttttttttttttttttttttttttttttaggaacgGACGACGATCCTCTTTTCACTACTGTATAGAAACTCATGTTTCTATATagttgtaaaaataaaaaataaaataaaaaaaactagaTGGCGTATGTACGCGCACGGAcccaacactttggattatattgTGTATCTACATGTATATAGTTGCGTATAATTATAAAGATTTATGTATTGGGTagtgatactatatatattttatattgataataaacatatataagtttGCACTATCTATGCATACATATAGATGAAcattaatacatatacacaaagcTCGTGCTAGCACGGGCtcaacacaaaaaatagtaccacacttttctttttagtcagtctaaaaaagaatgatatatttttatgtttagaaatcatttaacttgaaacttccccttttacctttaatgaaatgatttaaatccacacaaatatctatgacttgttttagaccacaagtttcaaagatctttcctttcttttttaaactttgtgcctagtcaaactatgtcacataaattaggacagaaaGAGTACCTTTGAGTAATATAATTATAGAATTTTTATTctagaaagtattataattcaattaattgaaaatatcaataaatttttttacttaGACCACTTCTTCCATATATGATTTTCctggtttggttctccaattgaaagatttgaaatacaccttctcctacGGAGCTTGatgccatcatctctttctactcaacaacactgaaaagcgctttcatgtgttagcatctgttgtaatcttaaatttttaagtatagaccaacttcatcattttaagaaaatatgtgtatacgtttcttgaccgtttatatttcgtcttcttgatgttattcctcattatttgtgtgagacgtatgtgtctaaaattagtgcatttttatccttacccaaaggtataagttttaaatcttttggttttatgacttctttagcggtttttgtgttcaatttaaatcgttattttttttttctgaatttgtgttctttaaattttctctaagtgtacctttaccattttctgaacttattatcattaatacaccttctcctaccgagtttcatgccatAATCTCTTTTTACGCAATAACACTGAAAAGCGCATTCATGTGTTAGCATctgttgtagtcttaaatttttaagtatagaccaacttcatcattttaagaaaatatgtgtataatcattttaagaaaatatgtgtatatgtttcttgaccatttatatttcgtcttcttgatgttattcctcattatttgtgtgagacgtatgtatttaaaattagtgcatttttatccttacccaaatgtataaattttaaatcttttggttttatgacttctttagcgttttttgtgttcaatttaaatcgttattttttttttcctgaatttctcttctttaaattttctctaagcgtacctttaccattttctgaaaaaaaatcgttaacttttttttttttttttacaattgtctcgtacttcttcacgtggaccccaccttaatatttttttccccAACTGTCTTCTAATTCTTCACGTAGACcccatcttaatttttttaaattattttaattaactatattagaagagtgggtggTTGACGACCAAACCCGCTCTATATAGTTaaatatttcaataatatacaatccagcataaaatattacatccacgtagttatatttttaatttaaatctGTATAGCTAACTTTTTTTACAATagtgtttatacacacgatatacaatattatacacttaCTGTAAATAATGTGGCGATcttatataaaagtgtataataatgtataaaagggtCATTTTGGGTAATACTAAAAATATGAGTCatttcgggtaaatattttttcacCCACAGCACACATGTGGatccccaccttaatttttttttttttttttacatgagtagGAGGTGGACGACGataccacctccaaactcatgcttctaatatagtagaaaaatgCTATGTTATGCTTTTTATTGTATTTTGCaatgatttctttatttctgTTAATTCTTATATAATCTTTTTCGAAATGTTTTTTTTAGCCGAagatctatcggaaacaacatTTGTACCTACCTCTCCCAAGGTAGAGATAAGTTCTTCTTACGATTTACTCTCCCCATACCTCACTTTGCGGGAATATActggatatattgttgttgttggactATGGTCTGATGTAAAAATCTTTTATGTGTACCTTATTAGCTTTTCTAAAGACACCGTCAATTTTGTTTCTCTTTCTCTTACTAGAGGAACTAAATTTAATACTTTAAACTAATTAGatgatttattttaaaaaggaatATTTATTAGACAGAgaagaacaaaaattttaaaagtaacCCTAAAAATGCCAGTTTGTGCAAATTCCAGGTTTTGGGACAAAGTTCACAAATAGCCATTTAAAAGTTtctataattgaaaaatagtgTCTTTGTGAAGTTTCACATGTAATATTTCAAAAACTTATCCTAATATCTCAcatgttgttataaatattatttattattgtggatgtctatctttaggagaaatattagggttagtGACTCTGGGATCAAGTCaattttcccctataaatatagaggttTCCTTCATCGTAAATTAatccctaacaagagaaataaaataattcctctcttctctctttgtcTACAATATTGTTCTTacttgttttattattttataacacgttatcagcacgagtctCTAATTTTTCGAGTAGAATTAAATTTGCATCTTCACAAAAATCAAACCCCGTCGGTGTACAATTTCCTGGTGAAGAGAATCAAAAGCAGCACAATATATTAAGCGGATGGTCGTTGGTAAGGTCATGTCTCCTTCTCTGTGCCTAAAATACATCTGGTAAGTGACATCTCATCCACTTGAACATGATCTTCCTTAGGTATTTTGATATCAATTATTATGTGAAGCCTTCTTAATAATGATCTTACTGGAAGGCCTCTTATAAcgaattttttatatattttatactaGCAAGTTCCAATTGCcgtaaataaattatttttgttattatatCGGCACATGTCACAACTTGGAGTTTCCCAGTTACTGTGTATCAATGCATAGAATTAGTTCTATGACAATTTTATAAATATCTTAGATTTGAATATATACTTGAATTCCAATAGAGTTTATAAGAAATTGACATCACCAAAAGTGGTTATATATTTCACATGTCTTCATTAATCATCAGAAGTGAcaatattttctcatatttattttgagttttttaGGAAGGCATGTTAGAAAATTCTCTGTATTGTATGTGTGCCTcgatttgctcctgaagtagcaatatcttaaaagatATTCTAAGTGATCATAATTTGATATGATTAAGGCGCGTTCAGATAATTATATGATTAAGGCACGTTCAGATGATTATGTTTCATTcttgaagaatgagaacttttgataaatattaTAAACACGGATCTATTCCCTAAAGAGAATGTGATGATATTCAGTAAAGATTATAAATACAGATGTGCTCTTGATTGTGAAAATATCATGCCTCCAGAAGAGGTAGAAAAATTGGAAAGAAATATTCTGAATATTTTGTTCTTTACTtagtaaattttgaaatttacttTTGAAGTAGCAAATATGaaatttactcccgaagtagtataATGTCGACCTTTACTCTCGAAGTAGTAGAATTTCGAAACTTACTCCCGAACTAGTAGACTCTGCAACTTACTCCTGAATTAATAAGACTCTGCGATTTACTCTCGAAGCAGtaaatttttgcaatttactcttaaagtaGTTAGACATTATTCAGAAGCAATGTCTTCATCTGCTTGGGCAAAATAATGAGCTATTAAAAGTTGTGTATAAAGTGCATCTAAATGATCATGTTTGATTCCCCGAGGTGAATTAAAGAAATACCACAACTTGCCTCCTGGAGAGATAGAATAATAAAGGATATACATAGTATTCATGTGATGTAAAAGTTATTGCAACATGTTCCCGTCGTACATAGAAACATCTATCATTCTAAGACAAATGAATACGGATCTTGTAGAATGAATTTTCGGTTACCATTTACCACCTCTTCATGGTATTGCTCTTACcctatatgtaatgtatatatCTTGGCTATAATGTCTTTGTGTGTCATGACTGATCACCTATCTTAACTCAAAATTATGTGCCAAAAGCTCAATTAATTATTATGTATCTGCTACGgtacttatttgatcaatttaaTATGTTGTTTTTTGTCATCTTACTTTTATAGTGGTGGTTTAGTTTTAACATGAGAGCTTAATAATGCTAACACCTAATCCCTTTTACATACGCCTCTCTGGAAATTTCTTATCAAATGGAATAACTTTCTAAAGGTGATTTTTATAGGCCTGAGCAAAAGGATCATATGTCTTTATTAATTATGTACTCTTCatcttgatgttggtatcctgttaaattttctttattgGAGGATTTATCTCTTAAGAGTAACAAGTTGACATATTATGATAGAATTTAATAGTGACATTATTTCTGTTGATGTCCAATTAGAGCACTAATCAGTCATCCATGTACGATTGTAACAATACTATGCAATGTACGATTATAATAATACTATGCATGTCCTTATTTATAGTATTTAAAGTAAATGTGTATTCTGCATATTTACACTCTGCGATAATAGTTTCACTAATATTTTAGCAGAGGtaacaatttatatattttcGCAATAGCTATTTAGTTGCCTCtttgatacaaaatatttatgttAATTAGCATGAAGGAGATGTTTGAAATACTGAAGCTTAGAAATTAATGTTTACTTTTCATCATTTATAAATGATGTATTGTCTTTAAATATCTGTTTATTTCATGACACAGTAGGTCTAACTAAAATTTCGTTAAGATACCAAAGTATCTAGGCAATATTTGTAGCACAAAATTAATGATCAAGGTCTCCAGAAGAGCCTAATTTTCGTCTACAAGGATCATGACATTAGTTGGTCCACATACAAGAAAGTTATTCCATTTGATAAGATTGGGCTACTGGAAGTGAAACAGTCAgcaagaaataacttaatgacttcatcttcatcatcttcctctCTATGGCCATAACCAATAGCAGCATCATTGTCTGCAACTGGACCACTATCGCAGTAAGTACCAAAAGAAGCCTGCAATTCTGCCATACCCATAAGCCTTCTCTTCTTGTGGTTAGCCCTGAAACAATATTGCCTTaatctctttgttttctcctcaAGTTCCATGTCTGGAATTTcttccatccttttcttttctcttcctcTAATGAATCTATCACATCCTTCCACTTTTGTTCCATACCATTTCCTTCCCCCCCCCTTCAATTCCTGTAAATATTCATAACCGAAACAAGGGTTACATGTTTATATAGAGAATAAATCTTAACGTTCTTTTTCTAAACGAAATATTAAGAGAATCTAATATCATTACATAAACTAAAAGGTGAATTTTTTTCATCACCATAATATTATATGCAATTGAAACAAGAGTGTATAAAAGATGTGTGTATAGAGAGAGTGAACCTTAACATTCTTGATTAGTGTTTGAAGACTCATTAACTTCCTATGTGGCCACCTTCGAATCCCCAAATCCCTACATCTTATCTTCAAAAATGTCACCCCAATATTAAGTTCCTTGGTCGCTTGAATTATTGGCATATAAAAGTACTTTGAAATTGTTTCTCGAGACAACATTTTTTGCTTCCCTTTTTCCGTTATAATTTCCTCAACACGATCATTAGTCATTATCTTTTCTTGATTGTTGTCACATAACAACAGTTCCGGGTTCTCAGTTCTCCCAAATAATTGGGTACTTAATCCAAATCCACCGCTCATTTCACTCCACATCCCTGCACCCATAACATTATAACACATTAGCTAATTTATTTAGAACAAATACTATTAGTGTATACAAATAGATATTCAGAATATGACCATCACACAGGGTAGggttataaaaagatgaataaaatggaTCTTCAAGAGTACAATCCATCATCAAAGGATTGTTAGCAAGACATCAAAAGCGAAATCATACCGATGATCGATAGCGTAGTGGCTTGAATTACCTTGCATTCTTTCTTTAATTGGATTCGTAAGGAAGGATCCTAGAGGCATATACGCGCAAAGATCGGTTCTATATGAACGAAGAGTGCATGAACGAAGGTCGACTAGTGTAATCATTTCATGTACATCATCCTTCCCTATAAATTGCTTAATCCAAGTGGACGGCCGATCTTGAAGATGCCGTCTCGCTTTTGCTTTTGAAAGTGGGCGGCTCCTTTCATAAAGTTGTCGGCACATGGATTTTACTCGAAGGGTAAATACTTTTTGAAAGTGGACGGCTGCTTTTTATAAAGCTTGTCGGccacaaaaatcaaataaaaaaaaaaaaaaaaaaaaaaaaaatatatatatatataaataaaaaatccgGAATTGTGTATAGATAcgtattgtttttttttttaaaaaaaaaaaaaatacgtaaTTAAGAATAGACGTATATAACCgataacaaatctgtaataCGTCAAAGCCATGatatacaaatcaagaatcaattaattacgttatataagtacGGTTAAGAAATCCATATTGGCAAGAAATAATTTGTATTAGTACTTATACacataagaaatatataaagacAAGACAAGTACTTTAAAGTAAATTGTCTACCCTAAGTCTACAATACAGTGacttatac from the Lycium ferocissimum isolate CSIRO_LF1 chromosome 11, AGI_CSIRO_Lferr_CH_V1, whole genome shotgun sequence genome contains:
- the LOC132038438 gene encoding protein RKD1-like; this translates as MGAGMWSEMSGGFGLSTQLFGRTENPELLLCDNNQEKIMTNDRVEEIITEKGKQKMLSRETISKYFYMPIIQATKELNIGVTFLKIRCRDLGIRRWPHRKLMSLQTLIKNVKELKGGGRKWYGTKVEGCDRFIRGREKKRMEEIPDMELEEKTKRLRQYCFRANHKKRRLMGMAELQASFGTYCDSGPVADNDAAIGYGHREEDDEDEVIKLFLADCFTSSSPILSNGITFLYVDQLMS